In the genome of Vespa crabro chromosome 1, iyVesCrab1.2, whole genome shotgun sequence, the window aaatctacTCGTTCCAAAATGAATGATAATCAAAATTACATCGATGAATTTTACCTACTATAAATTACGTTCTCGTCTCACGTTCTGTTTTcttgtataatatatcaaaatgtattcatttctttttttcacaacattaatgaattttcaatctattgaaatacaaaaattaataatacgcGTTAAAATATACAACTCATTGATTAGAAACGATTCGCTCAAGTGGTTAGTTCAAAATCATCCGGGACTTCTCCTGCGGGTATTAATGAGAACTCGTAGATTTATTTAAGACTTATCGCGAGCGACATAGAATTAATCAAGTTACCGAACGATTATCATTGTAAATTGTAGGACAATGCTACATCGAACATGTGCGGGTAtactaaattatttcaatttcaaaattaCGATAGCACGATCGTGATTACCTAATAATTCtacgtttatttataatcggtatgaaaataaaatacttgaaaaataaatttttaagaaaaaaaaattatttgttataaataaacacTGTGAATTACTTattgcaatttcttttttccattatataaaaagaaaaaatatagaaattttctataaaaaccTCACAAATAAGAGATAACACTGTTTATCACTGACATTGCATTATTCTAGTCTTTTCGAATTTACTAACATATAAGTAATTCCATGTTATACATACCAATGATAACGacataaagaaagtataccGACAAAAATTCTGTTATCTACCTCATTAAAATTTCATGACTTAAATCGCACttgattaaataatgaaatatcatttttattacaggATCTATTAcgagattatttttaacagaTAACTCGATATTTGCATCAATTCACAATTTTTCCTctcattaaatatcattttatcattttcttagaagaaaaataatgcacACTATTATATGCATCTTTTTTTCCGTGAGTGCTCGATGGTAATTTAAAACTCGATAGTTGGAACTAAACTATCATATAATAGAAAGATAGTTAAACTGTTATGCGAGATAAGAAAatcgaatgaattatttaagtaCAAAGCGTTGCGTcacataaacataaataagTTAAATTATAGAAAACGAAGGAgcaatttaaaatgaaaagattaagaattacatatataaaagttataaaatagCTAATGAATGGTGATTTTAATGCTAGAATAGAAAAGAGTAGATGGAAGCTttaaaaaactaaataaaagaatagataCAAATATTCGAAATGGAACAgacaataaaaaggataaaaattgaagaaaaaattagaaaaaaagttgTATCAACTTAcctttcaataaaatatttcttttctaattcttttatcAACTTTCATCAATAATTGTCATTGGCATTTCAATGATTCGATTTCGATTTGATGCAAGTTGTAACATGATGCAAATAAAccttaatttaaaataaatattattttattcattttatatcaataaacaCACTTatcacaaaaaaatatttcacatatatattaaatcctTGTTTACTTGTCGATACAATGTAGGTACATAAAttcttaacaaaatttttaacttgATAATGCGATACTCTTAGCTGAAACATAATAGTCTCTAATTTATTTTGACGAGGTGGTTTTATTAGTCAAAAGATTATCAGTCTTCCCCTTCTTtataatgagaaagagatcTCATTCGATGATAATTGTAGTTACACGGAGTAAAAGAAACTACTGTGTCAAGAAAAGACGCTCTCACGTCATTTAATTCTTATCGTGTTTGGAAGCAATCTACATGCTCCACTTTAAATGAACCATTTTGTCGGATATGCTTACGGATAAAATTCAAAACGTAGAAATTGTGTATTGTGAAGATAAAATTACGCTTCTTAATGCAATtcaaatttctatttatttatatatcaaacgTGAATAAAGAAGATTTAACATGGATATGAAGCccttatttatattctttatttcgttAACGTTTGCTCTTGGAATTGAGGAATTAAAACTTTTACAAATTGTAAgacaatttttgtttaatttttacattatacatacatacatacatatatatatatatattgtatatatatatatacaatacatacatacatacatatatatatatatatatatattgtatatatatatattatgcttCAGATCTTTATGCACAAACAATATGTACCATATCAAGATATTATGAGAAATAACATGACACTACTGTCTAATAATTTTCCATACcattatattaattcaatgaCGAAGGATATACCCAAGGTGAGATTTTCGTCATCGGAAActagttatataaaaatactgcATTCTACTTTATAGATAATGCTAAATATAAAGATTACActaattaaatgttaatagATTGGTAAAATGAATATGTACAACCTCGGGGCATATTTACGTCGAAGGTACGACAAATTCTTAGGTGACGTCTATACAAGCAAAATCATGAAAATGCGTACTACAGAATTTCCGTTGTCACAAATATCAGCAGAACTTGTTAATGCTGCACTTTGGCCACCATCGGAATTACAAAAATGGAACAATGATTTGAATTGGCAACCAGTACCCTTTGGTTtgtaaaagataattacgtaaatataaacaaaatctttttattcgctctctctctctctctctctctttatatatatatatatatatatacacatatatatcaatctaaaaatataataatatctgtaGAATATACAAGGATAGAGGAAGATACATTGTTCTTAGGCACTTACTGTCCACGTTTTAAAATAGAAGAACTAAAAGCAGAAAAGGAAatgcaaaaaataatattgcatCATACACCTTTATTCTATTACGTTTCCAATCATACAGGCACAAAAATAACTAAACCATCTgacattgaatatttatacaatattttaaaaacaaaagtaagATCTATAATATacctatttaaaatataacaataataaataataaacaaattaattataggTTGCCTATAATTTATCGATACCACATTGGGCAAATGAAACATTTCCGGATGGAGAAATGTATAACGTAATGTTATTGCAATATGATTTACTATCAAAAACAACTATTCAAAAACAACTCAATGGCGGgacatttttaaaagaaattatcataaacgcattaaaatatattcaaggaAATATAacggaagatagaaagattatGATGTATAGCGGTGATGATAGAAATGTTGTGGGAATTTTAAAAGCAATGAATCTATGGTCACCACATATACCATCTGAAGCAACTTCGCTTATTTTCGAACTGTATTTTAACAATGTTACATCTAAATATGGAATAAAGGTGAgaatattttgtttgtttaacatattattagtatattttatataaaaaattcaataatcaATTTgggaacaaaaataatttaaaaatcacaGAATTATGTTAATGGACAAAGctagtaaaatataatacttttaaaaGTGTAACCTCAATTTTTACTTACAACATAAATTATTCTGAaactattttattgttaaaaaatatatctttgtttcagataaattattatacgggtattcataaagaaaatatttttctgacCCTTCCACAGTGTTCTATAATTTGTCCTTTAgacatattttcaaaaattgtcTTTAATACTATACCAGTCAATGAAGAATTGTTATGCCAATGGACAAATGATTCTTTACATACAGATATAACTTCAGAAAATAATGCCAGTAATCTCAACTTCCATAAatggataaatattatattactgttAATTTTAGTAAGTAtgatgtataaataattttataaaacatacatgtatctaaatataatataaatcatattttaaataagtcaaatatatataataagtcccatttttcttatttttgaacaatataacaaaatgaaattctttcaataatttatttactatatatttcttattattaaattcacatctgtacaaaaataataaatatattatgtaaccAATATGAGATATAGTTGTCGTGATTTTTTTGCTAATAATGGAATATCATTTATGTAAGTCATTGTAAAAGCTTCTAAACTATTTGCccatttttttatgtttttctgttcttttgtCTTCTCATCACAAACTTGATCTATGTTCCATTGCTTGAGCCAAAGACTTGTTACTGATGGTATAATATTGTGTTCagtattgtttttgttactacgaatgataattgtatatttttgcAAACAAATACTTAAAgcatataaaataagatgTACTATATTAATTGCATTATGAATACCATATGatcttttcttaaatatattctttaaagTAATTTGAACATcatctaattttttaataagaaaatcaatgatttcattacaaatatatggagaattacaaaattctaaaataatagatatatgatatatttgtaATGTTGCCTGAAAGAATAAATTACACATTTActgattatttacaaaaaagaaatccatgtgataagaatataaattatgtttaatttactttattaaaatttgtaactTGATATATTTGCTCTAATATATCTTGTATTGCTTGTAAAACTACACGACCACATACATCAGATTTCATTTctaatctaaaaatatttgagaaatttaatattgCATCTAGAGCTTCCTTTTCTAATGTATCAATCCAATATTTTCGTTTCAAATATTCTTTAACTATGTTCTCATTTTTGAAAACccttaaaattatttgtattgaTTTTATGACAATATCATTTGTTTCCAATCTTCTAAGAGTAAAATTTACCCatctagtcgaaatatttccttttgtatactttgacttttttctcgatatatcTTCTATTTCTAATTTCCGTTTTTTCTGTAGATATTTGTTGCatatttcttcattaataCTATTAGAAATAACAACGGAATCTTGATCAATATTTAAAGTATCATATGCACTATCGTGTTTTTCAGaagtattacttttattataatttaaaaaatcatttcctAAACTAATTAAATCTGGTGTTACGAAATGTTCTTGATATGTTTTATTCAAATTCTCtgaatttattgttaattcttcATCTGACTCTGGAATGATCAAATTTTCAGGTACACATTCATCTATTGTGTATAAATTATTCCACCTTTGAGGAGTTAAAGGATCTGATAGgtcttctatattatttatatttgtacaattttccttttctttgtacAATTCTTTTAAATCATGTCCATTGGAATCATACCATGATTTAGAAGATTTTAATGAGTCCATAttattacattctttattaGAATGAATAGGACTAGTAcagatcatttttttcttataatttcctTGCAACTTAGAAAGGGataaatctataatatttttgttctttttatttcaaataattttgctttttaaaattgaaacaaacaagcataaaaagaagataaaatagaataaacaattaaatgaATACCATTTAAATGAATACCATTTATATGTGACAAAGATTGTACAACATTATGCTTAGGAATTTTCGTAGATACATTGAatatcatgttatattcttcaacaGGAATTTCATGCATTCTTATTGCAACTGATTTTAACCAAACTATAGCTTGAAGAAAACTTAAATCTGCTTTGCATTTTATTAGTGGACTAAGAGTTATATCATCCACTGATTTCATCAAATTCtttgatatttcaaaaatatgtttacaataagaacaaattgagagaaataaatcgtttttttctGCATACAATTGTTTTTCCagtcttaatatatttaattctattaataaGTCTTCTAATACAGGTGAACATATTTCTTCATCTGTATGCGTGACACTAAAATAAGTACgatctaaaaaatatttattattagaaaagaatgtagattttttctttctttttatttgtatatgacATATTACATGtttagataatataaatttttaaagttattacATGTaacaatatacataataatatggtatttatataattaccaGAATCATAAGAGTTTTGATTTGTATCATAATTTTGTACCTGTTCTAAAGCttctaaaattttatttttggacTTAACATGTTCATCGTCTAATTCATTTCTCTATAgtcataaaatcattaaagttgtttatttagttttttatatatttttaaaaatcaacaaATATACCTTATCTGAGATTTTTCTTGTAAAAATCTTTGCTTCGCGTTGCATTCTTTTTCATatggtattttatttttgcgtATATCAATTAAAACAAATGCATAATATAGGTTTATgcaacaataaataaattatataataaattgacaTTTTGTTtacatctatttaattatgttattcaTACATTACGATAAATCACAAAATCTTTATTCGGAAAACTTCCCTCCATATTTCATAATTGATACCattaaatacaaaattgaaatatgttttatttaagtTGACTATCCTGTCTAGAGCCAAGATTATAACCTTTACAATCCCAATTCTATTTGACCAATACCCGGTGCTTGCATCGATAGTATTTAAGAAGGGCAGCGTGAAAGCATTTTGATTTAGATTTTAtagaataaaacaatttataacataaaaaaatgaattcaaTATCTGCTAATTCGTTAACAGGAGCGGAAAAAAGTGAACTCATGGAACAAGTTAAACAACAAATTGCTGTTGCTAatgcacaagaattattaacggtacaattatacaatatttttcttttcaaatttacaaattatatttaaattaaaagtatgtttaataatatttttacagaaaatgattgaaaaatgttttaaaaaatgtattatcaaACCAGGTACATCATTAGATAGTACAGAACAGGTAACAGCattcatcattttattataatttctaaagattattttatatatatgtaatttttaacgaatacgattaattaatattttttgtgaatgataaaatctaaaatttattttattctatcaaTCAATAGCTATTTTCAGTCATAATTctcaatgtttttatatataatttgatataattaatattatacttcatatctcatattaaaattaatattcaatgattaatatttttaaagaatgtttttgatattatctttctaatttaaaaatgtattatttatgaaatttcaGAAATGTGTGGCTATGTGTATGGACAGATATATGGATGCATTTCATCTTGTATTTAAAGCATATAGTAATCGTTTACAACGAGAACGCAAtagaatgtaaatatatgatataatataaataaattgttttttgttGTGTACATTATAGCTCATTGAATGATCGATAGGGTAAATCTATACATTTGTATAAAGTTGCTAAATACAGATAATATGTTATACTTCTTTACAAAGGTAGAACTTTTGTAACAAAtagttaaataattcatttttccataaatttataaaacctATGAAACTTTTATAcctcaaaatataaaaataaataagactaatgtgaaatgaatttttttttaattaatttgattaagtTTATGTaatcaaaaatgaaattttttatctatgaTCTAACTACATTAATTTccaaaaatttataaacttattattgtacaagtgaaaatatatataattatatggatgaataattaacaaatattcaattccttttatataatatatatacatgccaaacaaaatgtattttaattaaaataagtagacaaatttttaatacaaatattaaaagggTATTATAAAAAACATCTAACAattgcaaaagagaaaaatttttataaaataaataacatatacATGAGTATCGTTACATCATAGttgaaaatcataaataacTAACATAGGTGTTTTGTAAAATCCACAATTCCACAGTATCTATTTGCATTGTTTATAATTAACCATACACACTAAAAGGCACGATATAGCTACCAATATTTCAACGTGGTTACAAGATGATCATCTGCAATTACATAAGATATAGTATGAatgatatacacacacacacacacatataaattataatatatatatatatatatatatatatatatatatatatatataatactttatttGATGAACTTTAAGATTGTGGGTtgtgaataattatttcaagtaGACATggaataatttgtttaaacaaaatattaaacatgTGCGTATGTAAATCTGatacattaatatacatacacaaagtGGTCTAAAACTATAAAAGCATAATAATAGATGTCTTTAAACGAACCttagatgatgatgatgaagatgatgatgacagtcataataataataataataataataataattaaaaaaaaaaaaatagtagtagtaatagtagtagtagtaagagttgtaatagtaatagtagtagtagtagtagtagtagtagtagtagtagtagtagtagtagtagtagtagtagtagcagtagtagtagtagtagtagtagtagtaatagtaatagtaaaataatttatgaacaaaaatcttataaaggaaaatatataaaagatatccaatcttttataaattatatgttatataactTATATTGTACTAGTACAATTATAGATCGACTATAATTTGATTCTGCAATAagaatgtaagtatatatgcattattttACAGCATCAATAAACTTTTTATCAACCCTTctatattttaagaatttcaataagatcattattagttttatttgttttatgtattaaaaaatatattgaagaaTTGACAGATTTCAATatggaattattattttgtaaaatatagcTTAATACGGATAAATATAAGTTCAGGAAAGAAAGTATAAGCTATTCGATATTAAAACAGAAAATATGCAGTTGCAAACTTCGTTAATATTGAGTTGTTGTactattaatcattatatactatcttcaaaataaaatcattataacaGATACTTATATTGTGTATTAAATCCTTCTGAGAATTGTTTtcaacatctattttaaataaaatctgatgctgtaataatttaatgataattatagatTATTTAAATCGCATAgtctttcataaaatataatgaaaatgctattgtatagatatattctCTAAACCTaatgaacgaacaaaaaattatcttaataacaataatggaatgtatttatttcttatattttataaaatgtggGAATGTTCAAACCAGTCCtgaattttttcataaaactGTATACCATACTGATAACAAGATGTAACCACGCTGATTGGCCAGGAACACACCTGATTTAATGATCATACTGGGATAAATGTCGATTCAGACTAAGAGATTTGTTACACAGTAtcatatgattttatataataattttactaataacatttctaatgaaaatcaagaaaacataaaaataatatatatcaatgtacAAAAAACTAGTGTACATGAagtttgtaaaaatttttgtatacatttttaataatttaattaccaTAAATTTATACATGGTACATATTATACAAGCACACAATCTCTTCGTCTGAATGAATTATGCCATTTAGCATATGTGATATTATCAGATTTTAGCtgttaatgaaaattcttttgtAAAGATAGCAAGTTATGTGTTTTTACAAAAGGATTTTGATTTGTCAAGCATCCTGTCAATCCATTTTGAATTGTACTCAATTATTGCATCATACATAGAATGAACTTTtccatattaaatatttttcattgtattGGATTGCCCAAAAATTAAGATCCTACCCTACAACTTTTGTTAATTACTAATCTCTTGCAAACAGTGTTGCTAGAAGATAGATAAGCACCTAAATTTTCTTGGACAGTTTCAacctttataaattattttagtttcaaatatttagcaccattattatcaaaaaaataatttgacgGATTTTTTTAGGCAATCCATTATTAGACGGATGGTTTACTGATATCATAGATATCGCAGCATCTATGTTTAGTGAAATGAGGTAATGAATCATATTCAGTCATAAAATTAGACTCAAGAATTTTTCTGTCAAGCACAAAAGGGTAAAATACTAAGATAttcctttaaaaaattaatctagTTACTAATTGACTATAACTCAATTAATAGTTCCCTGGTCCTTGAAATATAACACTTATGTAAGTTgtttataaggataataatactagGCACATACGTATAACATAGAAGGAAAATTGCCTCATACTATGTACCTATTGAATCTTCTACTATTGCAATATTAAAATCTATGTTCATTTTAACAATTCATGGcaaattacatatttatatatgaagtaAAAAGATCATTTCATATATGTCACATAAGACATAGATACTTTTTATGATAATGTTAACATTAATGGCTAATTATGTTTCCCAAAATGATGTGATCAGTTTAGAAATGAAGATTCAGCTCTTCAAAATACTGTCA includes:
- the LOC124432679 gene encoding uncharacterized protein LOC124432679, with translation MQREAKIFTRKISDKRNELDDEHVKSKNKILEALEQVQNYDTNQNSYDSDRTYFSVTHTDEEICSPVLEDLLIELNILRLEKQLYAEKNDLFLSICSYCKHIFEISKNLMKSVDDITLSPLIKCKADLSFLQAIVWLKSVAIRMHEIPVEEYNMIFNVSTKIPKHNVVQSLSHINGIHLNGIHLIVYSILSSFYACLFQF
- the LOC124432688 gene encoding venom acid phosphatase Acph-1-like → MDMKPLFIFFISLTFALGIEELKLLQIIFMHKQYVPYQDIMRNNMTLLSNNFPYHYINSMTKDIPKIGKMNMYNLGAYLRRRYDKFLGDVYTSKIMKMRTTEFPLSQISAELVNAALWPPSELQKWNNDLNWQPVPFEYTRIEEDTLFLGTYCPRFKIEELKAEKEMQKIILHHTPLFYYVSNHTGTKITKPSDIEYLYNILKTKVAYNLSIPHWANETFPDGEMYNVMLLQYDLLSKTTIQKQLNGGTFLKEIIINALKYIQGNITEDRKIMMYSGDDRNVVGILKAMNLWSPHIPSEATSLIFELYFNNVTSKYGIKINYYTGIHKENIFLTLPQCSIICPLDIFSKIVFNTIPVNEELLCQWTNDSLHTDITSENNASNLNFHKWINIILLLILVSMMYK
- the LOC124432680 gene encoding mitochondrial import inner membrane translocase subunit Tim13-like, with amino-acid sequence MNSISANSLTGAEKSELMEQVKQQIAVANAQELLTKMIEKCFKKCIIKPGTSLDSTEQKCVAMCMDRYMDAFHLVFKAYSNRLQRERNRM